GCGCGAAAGCGACCCGACCTGGCGGGGGTTGTCGAAGCAACACGACGTCCCGGGGCGTGTCGACGGCCGGACAGCTGCGGGCGAGCCGCGCGGCGACCGGAGCAGGGAGCGGCCCTACGCTTGCGTGCCCACCACGGTGTCGAGGGCGCGCTGCATCGCGGTGCTCATGCCGAGCGTCGCGGCCTCCGCGGGCGTGCACCAGCGAAGCTCCTGGAAGGCGGCGGAGTGGGTGGGGCGCTTGGGGCCGGACACGCGGTACATGCGCAGCGTGAGGTCGCGGTGGGTGAGCTGCCGCTTCACCGTGCCCAGGAGGGACTCCAGCTTCACGCCCGTGCCGAGCGCGGCGGTGAGGCGCAGCGTGGTCTCCTCCACGGTGGCGTCCTCATCCACCTCGGCGGCGGGGAGCTCCCACAGTCCGCCGAAGAGGCCCGAGTCCGCGCGACGCGCGAACAGCAGCGTGTCCGCGTGGGCCCACACGGCGAGGGCCAGGGTCAGCTTCTTCGGCGCGGCGCGCACCTTGGCGGGAGGCAGCTCCGCGACGCGGCCCTTCTTGAAGGCGACGCAGCCCTCGCGCACGGGGCACAGCAGGCAGAGCGGGTTCTCGGGACGGCACGTGGTGGCGCCGTGCTCCATGAGGGACTGGTTGAAGTCGCCGGGGCGCTCGCCTTTCACGAGCAGGCCCGCGAGCTCCCACAGCGTGGCCTCGCGCTCGCGGTCTCCGGGCAGGCCCTCGACCTCGAAGAGCCGGGAGAGCACGCGGGCGACGTTGCCGTCGACGAGTGGGGCTTCTTCACCGAAGGCGATGGAGGCCACGGCGCCCGCGGTGTAGCGGCCGAAGCCGGGCAGCGAGAGCAGCTGCTCCGCGGTGGAGGGCAGGGTGCCACCGAAGCGCGAGACGATGTCCTGCGCGGCGCGGTGCAGGTTGCGGGCGCGCGTGTAGTAGCCCAGGCCCTTCCAGCCGGCGAGCACGTCATCGAGGGGCGCGGAGGCGAGCGCGAGCGCGGTGGGGAAGCGCTTCAGGAACCGCTCCCAGTAGGGGATGACGGTGGACACCTGCGTCTGCTGGAGCATGACCTCGCTCAACCAGATGGCATACGGGTCCTTCGTGCGACGCCACGGCAGGTCGCGCTTGTTGCGGTCGTACCAGGCGAGCAGCGGCGCGCGGATGCTGGCCAGGTGCGCGGCGCTCGGTGTCACCGTGGGGACGCGGGGCGACGTGGCCACGGTGCGAGGAGGACGGCCGCGTCGCGCCTTCGGTGGCGTCGAGGGTGTGCCTGCCACGTCCTCGGAGACTCCCTCGGTCGGTGTCGCCGTGAGGGTCCGGGTCGATGTCGTCTCGGTGCTCGGAGGCCGTCCGCGTCGCGCCTTCGGTGGTGTCGAGGATGTGCTCGCCACGTCCCCGGAGACTCCCTCGCTTGGTGTCTCCGTGAGGGCTCGGGTCGATGTCGTCTCGGTGCGTGGAGGCCGGCCGCGTCGCG
This genomic stretch from Myxococcus fulvus harbors:
- the mutY gene encoding A/G-specific adenine glycosylase translates to MTPSAAHLASIRAPLLAWYDRNKRDLPWRRTKDPYAIWLSEVMLQQTQVSTVIPYWERFLKRFPTALALASAPLDDVLAGWKGLGYYTRARNLHRAAQDIVSRFGGTLPSTAEQLLSLPGFGRYTAGAVASIAFGEEAPLVDGNVARVLSRLFEVEGLPGDREREATLWELAGLLVKGERPGDFNQSLMEHGATTCRPENPLCLLCPVREGCVAFKKGRVAELPPAKVRAAPKKLTLALAVWAHADTLLFARRADSGLFGGLWELPAAEVDEDATVEETTLRLTAALGTGVKLESLLGTVKRQLTHRDLTLRMYRVSGPKRPTHSAAFQELRWCTPAEAATLGMSTAMQRALDTVVGTQA